A single window of Shewanella sp. Choline-02u-19 DNA harbors:
- a CDS encoding TonB-dependent receptor domain-containing protein, with protein MYKNSIIANSVRFALVGGVVTAAFASSFAIAAEEEKTEFEEIEKIEVTGSRLRTTDMQGFSPVQVIDSKDIDMSSVANIQELLLKNPAFGTPGISRTNSNFSTASAGAATVDLRNLGSSRTLVLVNGRRFVAGVPGSSAVDLNSIPTQFIERVEIMTGGASAVYGSDAVAGVVNIIYKKEFEGIEFDVQKGQSSEGDSEETQIQFTMGTTSGDGKGNIMIHGAYTDQGAVYSRDRERSAVDQASEGAYFTGLPEDMFTARRPFYSSYSPQGRFFAGDTQYTYNQAGQLQEGWSTNGSDTAEANGFNRMDYRTIAIPTERYLLAMSGKYEFTDGWSAFMEGTYASTQTSTKLEPFPMASDDVYSASGGQMPLEYEKFIESATNPGEYERTLVRNAYVPDAIYNSATDTNGDGLKDIFFTRRLADVAARGNTADRDTFRIVGGIEGEITDGWYADAYYGYGQTKESQVGSGQFNSLNFRSALEAVEDEDGNIVCRNADAVAEGCAPVSVFGKDSISAEGAAYIDAPNMLTTFTSQTIAGLNVSGDLFELPAGVVGLAGGVEYREEFSRSEFDALQSSGLNGGNAIPRTEGEFDVIEYFAEVNVPLLSDMFLAQQLNLRGAYRISDYSTVGNTDSWNVALDWAPIDEVRFRAIRAQSTRAPNINELYSPPSQTFPSGLTDPCLGVTASSSGSQSEACRADAGVMSNINANGEFTLSQSDLQGISGFNRGNPDLEAEKGKSWTFGVTVSPDGLAVIEDFDFTVDYYDIEIEDAIVSTPRQFILDDCYGGSASTCNFVTRRAQDTGPNSAGSLEYIDSAVTNSGGFANEGVDLVVTYGKDIEDYGLAGQFNARLAYTYVIDAYTIPLPGSEKDQDKGEIGAAENKFYLSLGYTYEDLTVAWNTTFIGESYLDDQFLSGYDLEPESVGVSSVTYHDLNIAYRPWDMAEFYIGANNLFDQEPPKLITGLPSSNTGTETDAGTYDAIGRRYYAGVRLKF; from the coding sequence ATGTATAAGAACAGTATAATTGCTAACTCGGTGCGTTTTGCATTAGTTGGTGGCGTTGTAACGGCGGCTTTCGCTTCTTCATTTGCTATCGCAGCAGAAGAAGAGAAAACTGAATTTGAAGAAATTGAAAAAATTGAAGTAACAGGTTCACGTCTTCGAACAACTGATATGCAGGGTTTTTCTCCTGTTCAAGTTATCGACTCTAAAGACATCGACATGTCGAGTGTTGCAAACATTCAAGAATTGCTTTTAAAAAACCCAGCGTTTGGTACTCCAGGTATTAGCCGTACTAACTCTAACTTCTCAACAGCGAGTGCGGGTGCTGCAACTGTAGATTTAAGAAACTTAGGCAGTTCAAGAACATTAGTACTTGTAAACGGTCGCCGTTTCGTTGCAGGTGTTCCTGGTTCATCAGCAGTAGATTTGAACTCTATCCCGACTCAATTTATTGAACGAGTTGAAATAATGACAGGTGGTGCTTCAGCTGTATATGGTTCAGACGCTGTAGCCGGTGTTGTTAACATCATCTATAAGAAAGAGTTTGAAGGCATTGAGTTCGATGTTCAGAAAGGACAAAGTTCTGAAGGTGATTCTGAAGAAACTCAAATTCAGTTTACAATGGGTACAACATCGGGTGACGGTAAAGGCAACATCATGATTCATGGTGCTTATACTGATCAAGGTGCTGTATATTCACGTGACCGTGAACGTTCTGCTGTCGACCAAGCTTCTGAAGGCGCATATTTCACAGGGTTGCCTGAAGATATGTTTACTGCTCGTCGTCCATTCTATTCGAGCTATTCACCACAAGGTCGTTTCTTTGCTGGTGATACTCAATATACTTACAACCAAGCTGGTCAGCTGCAAGAGGGCTGGTCAACAAACGGTTCTGATACTGCAGAAGCTAATGGTTTCAATCGTATGGATTACCGTACTATTGCAATCCCAACTGAACGTTATTTATTAGCAATGTCTGGTAAGTATGAGTTTACAGATGGTTGGAGTGCTTTCATGGAAGGTACTTACGCATCGACTCAAACATCTACTAAACTTGAGCCGTTCCCAATGGCTTCAGATGATGTGTACTCAGCTTCAGGTGGTCAGATGCCGCTTGAATATGAAAAGTTCATCGAGAGTGCGACTAATCCAGGCGAATACGAGCGTACTCTAGTGAGAAACGCTTATGTTCCAGATGCTATTTATAACTCTGCTACAGATACCAATGGCGACGGTTTGAAGGATATTTTCTTCACTCGACGCTTAGCTGATGTTGCTGCACGTGGTAACACTGCAGACCGTGATACTTTCCGTATCGTTGGTGGTATTGAAGGCGAAATAACTGACGGTTGGTATGCAGATGCATACTACGGTTATGGTCAAACAAAAGAATCTCAAGTTGGTAGTGGCCAGTTTAACTCACTAAACTTTAGATCTGCTTTGGAAGCTGTAGAAGATGAAGATGGTAACATCGTTTGTCGTAATGCTGATGCAGTAGCTGAAGGTTGTGCTCCAGTAAGCGTATTTGGTAAAGATTCTATCAGCGCTGAAGGTGCTGCTTATATCGATGCACCAAACATGTTGACAACTTTTACATCGCAAACAATTGCTGGTCTTAACGTTTCTGGAGACCTATTTGAATTGCCTGCTGGTGTTGTTGGTCTTGCGGGTGGTGTTGAATATCGCGAAGAATTCTCTAGAAGTGAGTTTGATGCTTTACAGTCTTCTGGTCTAAATGGTGGTAATGCTATTCCTCGTACAGAAGGTGAGTTTGATGTCATCGAGTACTTTGCAGAGGTTAACGTTCCACTTTTATCTGACATGTTCCTAGCACAACAATTGAACCTTCGTGGCGCATACAGAATCTCTGATTACTCTACTGTAGGTAATACTGATAGCTGGAACGTAGCACTTGATTGGGCTCCAATTGATGAAGTTCGTTTTAGAGCGATTAGAGCACAGTCAACACGTGCACCTAACATCAACGAGTTATACTCGCCACCAAGTCAGACATTCCCATCAGGGCTTACTGATCCTTGTTTAGGTGTTACAGCTTCGTCTTCAGGATCTCAGTCTGAGGCTTGTCGAGCAGATGCTGGCGTAATGTCAAACATCAATGCTAATGGTGAGTTCACACTTAGCCAATCTGATTTGCAAGGAATTAGTGGCTTCAACCGCGGTAATCCAGATTTAGAAGCAGAAAAAGGTAAATCTTGGACATTCGGTGTAACTGTTTCGCCTGACGGCTTAGCTGTTATTGAAGACTTTGACTTCACTGTAGATTATTACGATATTGAAATTGAAGACGCGATTGTTTCAACTCCTCGTCAGTTTATTTTAGATGATTGTTATGGCGGTTCAGCTTCTACTTGTAATTTCGTTACACGTAGAGCACAAGATACTGGTCCTAATAGTGCAGGTTCTCTGGAATATATTGATTCTGCTGTAACTAACAGTGGTGGTTTTGCTAACGAAGGTGTGGATTTAGTCGTAACATACGGCAAAGATATTGAAGACTATGGTTTAGCTGGTCAGTTTAATGCAAGACTTGCATATACTTATGTCATTGATGCTTACACAATTCCATTACCTGGTTCTGAGAAAGATCAAGATAAAGGCGAAATCGGCGCAGCAGAGAACAAGTTCTACTTGTCACTTGGCTACACGTATGAAGATCTAACTGTTGCTTGGAACACTACGTTTATAGGTGAGTCTTACCTAGATGACCAGTTCCTTTCTGGATATGATTTAGAGCCAGAGTCTGTTGGTGTTAGTTCAGTTACTTATCATGATCTGAACATTGCTTATAGACCTTGGGATATGGCTGAATTCTACATTGGTGCAAACAACTTGTTTGACCAAGAGCCTCCTAAACTTATTACAGGTTTACCATCAAGCAATACAGGTACAGAAACTGATGCTGGTACTTACGATGCAATCGGTCGTCGTTACTACGCAGGTGTAAGATTGAAGTTCTAA
- a CDS encoding porin, with translation MKKTLVASALAAVIFVPSVSAIEVYKDDKNAVEIGGWIDARVINTQGATEVENGSSRINFGFTRNMGDGWKTFAKIEWGVNLVGNSSITNSSGTYANEFTSESNDFLSTRLGYVGLAHDTYGSLTIGKQWGAWYDVVYNTNLVNTWDGNTSGTYTLNKADGAINGTGRGDKTVQYRNAFGDFSFAVQAQLKQDSFDLYESDNFPGFIDAAAVANNNPIATVQYDNTYGASATYNVSDDLVITAGANVGQFDADYQSGKSVSETDLIFGAGATWGEFNGKGFYGAVNVNKQEFHDTDNLNRYIPEALGMESLFSYKFDNGLRPLVGYNILEAGDEYGDAYNGDVFKRQFLLVGLHYVWDDNTMLYLEGRKDFSDFTSSDKAQQAAMEFSEDDGISIGIRYYM, from the coding sequence ATGAAAAAGACTTTAGTAGCATCGGCATTAGCCGCAGTAATTTTTGTACCCTCAGTATCAGCAATCGAAGTTTATAAAGATGATAAAAACGCAGTAGAAATTGGTGGTTGGATTGATGCTCGAGTGATCAATACACAGGGTGCTACAGAAGTCGAGAATGGTTCGTCGCGTATTAATTTCGGTTTTACCCGCAACATGGGCGATGGCTGGAAAACATTTGCAAAGATAGAGTGGGGCGTTAACTTAGTTGGTAATAGCTCAATTACAAACTCTAGCGGTACTTATGCTAATGAATTCACATCAGAGAGCAACGATTTCTTAAGCACTCGTTTAGGTTACGTTGGACTTGCTCATGATACTTATGGTTCATTAACTATTGGTAAGCAATGGGGCGCTTGGTATGACGTGGTTTATAATACTAACCTCGTAAATACTTGGGATGGTAATACCTCTGGTACTTATACTCTCAATAAAGCGGACGGCGCTATTAATGGCACCGGTCGTGGTGACAAAACAGTTCAGTACCGTAATGCATTCGGTGATTTTAGCTTCGCAGTTCAAGCACAGCTAAAGCAAGATAGCTTCGATTTGTATGAAAGTGATAACTTCCCAGGATTCATTGACGCTGCTGCAGTTGCCAACAACAACCCTATTGCAACGGTTCAGTATGACAACACTTACGGTGCTTCTGCAACTTATAATGTGTCAGATGACCTAGTCATCACCGCGGGTGCTAACGTAGGTCAGTTTGATGCTGATTACCAGTCAGGAAAGTCTGTCAGTGAAACTGATTTGATCTTTGGCGCGGGTGCGACTTGGGGTGAGTTCAATGGCAAAGGCTTTTACGGTGCAGTCAACGTTAACAAGCAAGAGTTCCACGATACTGATAACTTGAACCGTTATATCCCTGAAGCATTGGGTATGGAATCTCTGTTCTCTTATAAGTTTGATAATGGTCTTCGTCCTCTTGTTGGCTACAACATTTTAGAAGCCGGTGATGAATACGGCGATGCTTACAATGGCGATGTGTTCAAACGTCAGTTCTTGCTTGTTGGTTTACATTACGTTTGGGATGACAACACTATGTTGTATCTTGAAGGTCGTAAAGACTTCAGTGATTTCACCAGTTCAGACAAAGCACAACAAGCAGCGATGGAATTCTCGGAAGATGACGGTATCTCTATCGGTATTAGATATTACATGTAA